The Rosa rugosa chromosome 1, drRosRugo1.1, whole genome shotgun sequence genomic sequence GAAGAAAATGGCAACTGACGCATTTGTATTGCATAACCAGTACTGGTGAGTGTAGTCATGCATTTTAATTTCTGGTGCAAAAGTAGCATGAAATGCCTGTATTCTGTATCCCTACTACATCCAATTCAACTTGATGATTCGGCAATGCACAGTTTATTTGTTACACAACTTGGGGCTGTTTATGAAATTTAGGAGCTGATGATTATAATTTACATGACATACTTGAGTTTTGGAAATGCAGGGGTACAAATCACAGAAGGCGAAAACTGAAGAAGCATTATGCTAGGAAATATATTGATCGAGTTGCAGCTTATTGAAAGCTCAATAAGGAATCAGACACCACCAGTAACAATGGCTTGATATAATTTCAATGAGAGGGAGGACAGAGACTGGGAATTATTAGACTGGATTTTTTAGTGATTTAAAAGAATTTCTTATCGTCTGAACTTCGTATATATTGAATAAATAATATGATCGTTAATTCTTATTGATTAATTGTTCTAGATATATGGATCTACTTTCCAGACACCACTTTCTTAGAAGACATTTGTCAACAAAATTTCATCAGCAAGAGACTAGTTAAAAAATAGATAGATAATAAAATCTCGTTGAAGAAAATTTTCGTCGTTAAAAGCCTCCCATTTATAAGCATATTTCCAAAGTCCAAACCAGTAATGACTCGGTAGTTTTTTCAAGGTATAAAACCACCATGGAATAAGGAGCCTAAAAATCAGccaaaagaagaagagtcaTCTAAAGACTCCTGTTATAACTTCTGATACTATCAACTCGGTTTCGATAGTCGAACAAAGAGTTCCTATCCACAGATATGCACTAAAAATAATGGGATGATCACAAAGGGGCCAAAAATACAATATAGGAATAATAAACAGGTAGGCACTAGATAATCCAACAAACCAACTAAGAGTGCCCCATCTACACCATGAGCCTGATTGGTATGCATTCCATTGTACAGCTTTACTACATTGTACGACAGGTGTTATGAAACAGTAATCTACATCCTTCGAGTGCTTGACATGCCGGGGTAACGAATCAACAAACTTGTGCAAAGGTTCAAGCTGTCTTTGGTGTTCTTGTATACATCACCAGCCGGATAATACAACCTCAATATACTGCAGGCCATACAAACAGAGATCCATCAAGAATCACGGAAAATTGGTTGTGGCATCCACTTAAGATGTATATTCAACTTCCCAGATTTTGCCCCGTCTAGCTGTAAAGTGTCTTTGTATTCCCCTTCTAATATGACCCTAGTGAGCGTCAAGATGCATCTTCCCATATAATCCTGCAAGTTACAGATAAGACCTAGTTAGTTGACAAATAACCATATAAGGCCAGTTCCAGATGGACTGTGTAGCCAACGAATGAAGAACTAAGGAAAAATAGTACCTTCCCGAAAGTATCATGGTCATAGACTTCAAGAATGAGCATGTCATGCAATCCATCCTCAACAACAAAGTCAAAAGTTTGATTCCAAACAGGATTCAAGCTGTCGTTAACAAcctgagagaaaaaataaactTTAAGGAAACTTAAACAAGAATAAGCTTTATGGGAATCTAGAGGAGTACTTTCACAGGCCAATAAGGTAATTGCAGTCTATGGGCATTCAAAACCCTACCCTAGTTTTGTTTCTCGTTTCTGATTTCTTCAAGGTGATAACCACATAAGGATCAGCTTTCCCCATCAGATCAACAGGTGGCAAGTCTTCGGCAGATATTACAGTTATTGAAAGGACACCTCTAATTATAACCTCCTTTTTCTTCTGTGAGGCTTCCTTTTCATTTTCGGTATCTATTCCATTTGCCCCACTTTTAAGTACTTTTTCCAAAGCGGTCATTGAGAAGTTGGGAGTAAACGGGTTGACAAAGCCATTGTCCATGCCATATGGAACATATAGCAGCTCCAAATGCACCTAAAACAGGAAGGAAACCGATAAAGTACtcttaaaatataaattttcttTCATGTTACATTCAATAAAATACGTAGTGGGAGCAAAGAACATTATGATCTTCTAATTTCTAAAGTCAAACCACAAAACCATCCACAAAAAGGTGTAAACTGACTAGCTCCAAGTGATGAATTcaaaaggagaaggagaagataGTAGTATAATTAATAGTGTATCATGCTACTACATAATGATCCACAGAATAAAGATTAGTCTTCTAACCTGCCCACGGTTTTTATTATCTCTTTGGACTTCCAAACTTTTAACCAGCTTCAACCACACATCCTTCACTTTACCCGGCTGAAGTTCGCTTAATTGTACCTGAGCACACCCAATGAGCTCGGATGCCCCAAGGCCCTCATCGTCAAAAATTTTAACCACCAAATGTTGAGTGGATTCATCTTCAACAACAAATTCAAAGTGTTCATTCCAAATTGGACTCAAATCATTGTTCTGTTGATTAAGAGAAACATATATCATTCTTTCAAAACCAACTAAATAGAAATTGAAATGAATAAATATAATGCACTAATAAATAAGAGGAGCAGAATATTTACGATAGTTCTGCTTTTCTTCATTCTGTCTTTTAAAGGTCGAACATACAACAAGGCGTACGGGTCTGATTTTCCAACAACGTCTTTATTTGTCAACTCCTTTGCCTGCACAAGCTTCACCTCTAGTATGCCAACTGTCTTTAACTCCAGATCACTAAGTCAAGTAGAAAAGGAACAACAACATTACAAACAGGAACCATGCAATAAATGAAAGGAAACCACCCGCCCCACAGGTCATGCTTATACAGGATTATTCACTGTATTCTGCTGTACCTGTAATCCCCAGGCAAAATGGGAATAACTTTTCGAACAGGCCATGTAATCGAATCTTCAATGGCATCGCGTATAGTCCCCTGTATAAAAAACATGTCTCTTGATTAAACCATAAAAAAATCCAGCATATATAAAATAAGATCTACCTACTCTCATATTGTTAAGACTATCATACATttatttccccaaatttcacaAACATTGTCGATCTTATAAATGAAACTTCAAACCTTAACTATGAGCCAGAACATTACAAATGAAACTTTACTCTCGAACCATCAtgtaaaatattcaaaaaaggACCATGCTACATGACAAATAGAGATCATGCATGAGTACAAATTCAACTGGTGGCGCAAAGTGATGGATCTTTCTCATACCTCAAGTTGATCTTGGAGTCCAGGTATTGCAGATATGTCACCACCCACAACTTTCAGCTTAAAATCCAAATTTTTCTACAATAAAGAAAAAACAGGTTTGCTaaatcagaaattaattatGCACGGGCCTGCATGtatgtgtgagagagagaggaagctGGACCAACCTATGAGCCCCGTTACCATAATATTTCTAGGCAGAATACTGTTTTTCCAGATTCACTTCCATATTCTTTTTAGTCAAGACAAAGCTTAGCCATGTTTCTCATCTTAAAAATATTCAGGCTAAATAATTTTACATAAAGTTCAGGTAGAAAAACATTGCATACAAAGACCAAATATTTCTAGAATAATGTACTGGATGATTTCATTATAAATAGCTTAGAAAGAGATCTGAATATATTGTTTGGTTTAGGATAAAATTGATCACAGTTTAACTGCATTCAACTAGAACCTCTGTACATAAACAAACCTACAATCCTAGAATATAAAATTGTCACTCAAAACCTACATCTcaatgcaaatttttttttttccatgtctGACATGCATGCAACTTCTCACTTCCAAATCTTTCAAAAATGGCACTAGAAAGAGATACTGCACCTTTTCTCTCAAGGAAAAGCTAACAGCTCCAAAGCATGGGAACTGGTCAACCAGAGGCTTAAATATAAGCCTGAATACCCCAGTGAATCCGATGTCTTTCACCTGCAAATCGAATACAAATTAATGCACAGTGAAAGCTCAACAAAAACTATGGCACTctacaacaacaaaacaaacttCTGAACATTCAAAAAACCTCCACCAAACAGAAGTCAGCAGGCATTAAGTTGTAGTTTACCTGCACAGGTAGTGATACACCAAGTAAAGTCTTAATGGCAAGTATTATACTTGGATTTCCATCCCACTGCATTTCCAACTCCATAGTGACACTGTCACCTCCTCCTTCAATTACAGAAACCCCTAATGCATAGCACCAGCTCATTAATGAAAATCTTTGCAAAACATCAACGTAAAGCTTCCCTTTAATGACATTAAAAACATAACAAACTGGAAACTGTAATCTACAATCATTCATACTGCGCATTCCACATGAAAGAGAATTGGAATACATACTACCATCTTTGCAACCATAATGTGACTAGAAATTCTAAACTAAGAAACCACTTAATGAACATTATCTAACATTATCTATATGATAGAATTATAGTCGAAGAATTGCGATTAGATGACATGATCAAGTTGGCCATAACCGAAGCACAAGGTAAATTTCCTATGCATTTACATAACAGTATAAGCACTGCATTGAATTGAACTGACCTGTAAATTGCGGTGCCACAGTACCAAGAGTGAACTTGGAAAACTTGATTGAGGACAATATCATCGGCGTGTACTGCTCCAGAGTTGGCTCCACTGAAGCCTTAATCAACTCAGAAGCTGCCTACACCACCACATTCACAAAACCAATTCAAACTTTTTTCGCAATCTTGGTTTCGAAAAAAGACACAAACTTTaacacaaacaaagaaaacccagATGGAATTACCTCATTCACATACGGCCAGATCTTCGTGAGGTGAGAATTGAGCCACTTCAACTgaaacaaacccaaaaaaaaataaaataaaaatgacaACTTGAGAGCTAAAACTAGGAAGTGGGTTTGAGAGAGGGTGAAGCTGAAACCTTCTGACGCTGAGAGAAGACGACCCAAGAAGGGTAGTAGTCAGGAGGGAGGAGCTTTCTAGAATCTTCGACGGTCATTCGAGCAAAGGCGGCGACGGTGGTGGCCAGCTGTGACCGGAGCTTGGAGCGGCGGTTCTCGAGCTTGACGAAGCCGACGACGAGAGTGAGCCCGACGACGATGCCGAGAACCAAACCGAAAACGAAGCCCATTATTGGATTCCGGGTCGGAGTTTTGATTCGGTGAAACAAagtgtggtggtggtggagattgTGGGCGGAGATATCGGTGGTGGGGTCTGAAAAGGAGAGAGAggattgctttgctttgctttgccgACAAGACTATTCTaagaaacaaaagagaaaatgaACAAGAAGAACCACATGGACGAAGagctcttcattttctttttgtattttgGTGTATTTTCAAATTTCCTTgtccaaaaacaagaaaaaacagAAGGAAACTATTTGACTTCTTTACAGTGAGGAAATGAGCCATGGGTTGAAATATTGTAGAAAAGTGTGATGACGGTTGTATGATTCGGTTGAAATGACGGTGTTACAAGATTAGATCTTACGATAAGATAATGAGTTCGTGGGTGAAATTATAAAAAGATTGGTATCTTGGCAGTTGTACCAGTTGAAATGACGGTAATAAaagatttagttttttttttttttaattagataAACAATTCGAATGCTATaactagtctttcgtgagtcgaactcacaacttcCTACTTACGAATGagagactatgccactagaccagaTGATACTTGGCGAAAGATTTAATCTTTGAGAGATAAATTTTGGTACAAATTGACAAAAGATATTGTTCGCCCATAAATGATTGAGAATCGAAATTATTTATTAGTGACATGATAAATTCAGACCGATAAACTTCACTTGATGTTAGAACATTGATTTACGGTTTTATTTGGCTCTATTTCTTTTCAGTGTTAACGCTTGTGACAAGTACAATACTTTACACACCGAATTTGTATATATATCATCCATCAATCCACGCAAGAGTATTTTCGGACAAGGTTTTTTTGTAAGACTTTCTAaacgaaagagaaaaaaagaaactatAAGAACTTGTGAATAGTTTCTTACATTATTACTCTTGTATTCATTTAAATGGTTTGACCTATAGAATTCACAAAGTACCAAGTCTTCAACCTATAGAATTCACAAAGTACCAATTCTTTACAGAAAATACCATCAATATACATTGACAAACACACAAATATGATGGTCAAACATTCTTCGATGAGGCCAGAGGCTGACACACTCAAATTATTAAGCTTATAACTTGTGTGTTAATTCATTTCAGCATCTCTCAGAGAGGATTTAACATAATTATGTAAATACAAAACAATTGGAGAATATTCAAAGAAACCAATGTTCCATAATCAATTAGAATATTAATTTACTCCTTGGAGATCTGGTACAACAGCCAAAATGCCAATTTTTTTACCAGTGAAACGTTTTACAATTTCACCCCATCGTCTCTGCCTTTCATTCATTTTGTTTGATACAAAAATGATTACTTCCGATCACTTAGTCTGGACTTAGAAAAGAGGTTTCTAATTTTTCATGTGCTGTTACATTAATTGACCTGTAGCAATTGAATGTGTTGCTGCCCCCAATCTCCCTAGCTAGATTACCCATTGGTTTTATGGTCTGTCAAAGATGGGAAAAGCTCGATCTTGCTGCATCTATATGCCAACATGCAAGGTATGTCTGTTCTTGATTAGTAAAGAGAGGATCCATAATTAGCTGATAGCTGTGGATTCTGAATTCTGCAACACGAAATTTCTAACAAATTAGTAGTAAATGTTGTGGGAATGGGTTAAAGCGGCAATGCTTACATCCCTACAGCAAAATTGAGCATATGGCCGGTGTGCTCATCAAGCGGGCAGAATCCACGTGACAGCGAATGGGCAGAGAAGCAAGGGATATCATCAGCATGCAGTAGCAGTACAAGCATTCAGTATGAACTTGCACCAAGTAGGGTCACAGTTAGACACCCCAACAGAATCCCACAATAACGCCAAGTGGTGGCGGTCGCCGTCCTTTCTGATCGATCTGGAACAACTGTGGAGAGAATCTTTGGAACGGAAATGCTTTTGGTAATGGCTGGTAAGCTTCAGGAATCACGGTTCCATCACTCGGGAGACCCTGAACTGGCTCCGGTAGCCATTGACGCTGTTCGAGATCAAAAACATAAATTCCAGAAACCTCCTCCTCTCGAACCCTCCTCGTCATGCTCTTGGCTTCTTTGGGTTTAGGTTTGAGTTTGGGACTCCTAGTgccaaaagaaaacaagtaGCGGTCGTCGTAAAGCACCACGCCGGGTGACCAATCACCCCAGAAGTTGTTGTCAAGCATATCATACTCGTCCCACTTATTGGCTGACTCCAAATCAAAAGAAAGCATGACATTGGCATCATTGACTCCCTACAGTATATATGTAAAGTTTTTTCTTAGTAAGACCAAGAAGACGTCCCCAATATAATAATCCCTTGGGGAATGTAAGGGTTCATCCCTCATTAGTCTTTTGCTCCGCGATTACCTTTCAGCATTAGTTAATGCATGTTTTCCCAATTCAATTTACTTATTAATTTTATGTGCACTTAATTTACACTTTGTTTTGCTGTGCAATTGTTTCATATTTGCAGCGAGCGTATTGTTTAGTTGTCGATCTGAATGATGCCATAATAGCAATGTGCTTCGTATTTTGACTGTACTAATACTTTCATACTTAGAGATGCAATTAAAGTGATCGAAGTTATACAATTACAGCAATCTAGCTAAGTGAATTTCTACAAGTACTTATACTTAGCTTGCACGTCTGTTTTATGTCCTCTCATTCATTCTTCATGTCTATCCAGATAATGAGTAGTGCTTGATGTGAAAGCTGAATGCACTCATGAAGATTGATGGATAGATATTTTCATATTGATATGTAGAGGTCAAAACGGCATATGCAAGTCATGTAACTCATATGTGATTTTGTGGATATATCTATTTTTTCCGTCTTGGCATTCTTGGAAAGCAAGATATGCCAAGtttcactaatttttttttttgatcggggaCCAAATTTCACTAATTGATgatatttccttcctttttttggCAAAGTGATATTTCCTTCCTTAAAATCAATTATTTCAATAAAGAAAAATTGTTCTCCAAAAAGCAAGatattttttagttttttttttttttttgagttaaagaaatatattcatcacaagctagaataggccgttacatacccttccgcagtcatttaaggacatagacagacaagaagttagtggtacgtacatatagtcctactcattatacattcaaatacgtagagcTAGCGGATATCCTcattcggtactactccagagacgctagagAGACAATGGGTGCACATAAGTGCTTAGGTTCCTAAAaacaaggaatttattgtaaaagacaagctaaaacatagtaaaggcctagggcaaaaaaccctagcccaaaatagtCAGCCCAAGAGCATCCAAAGAGTGGTCCACCACCAGAGCCCATCAAGCCCGCCTGGTCTCAGCCCATCCACCCCAGACGACATGTCGTACACACAAGCCCAGCGGCTCCGCCCGACCCGCTCTGCTCCTCCCGACCCGTGCCGCCTTGATCTACGCCTCTGCGACCACCTGCCACTTCAACCCAAACCCGCCGCAACACACGCCGACCTGAAGCACGTCGGACCACCATCGAAGCAGAACCCATACCGTCGTCCTTGCACAACACAACCATGTCACCGGTCGAGATGCGATCGAAAAAACCCAAGCCGAGACTTTTGGCAACTACAGCGAGCGCCACCATCCAAGGAAACCCTCGAACCATATTGGATCgaatacccgtccggcagcagacccCAAGACGTTTGCGAGGCCGGAGGCCAGCACCCATTGGGCGCCGCTGGACGAGGTCGAATTCTCACGGAAGAAaaccgggttttgtgtttttagggtTTCTCTCTTTGAATATTAATAGTAGAATTGGTACAAAGTCGAGTAATATTAGTTTGTAAAACTCTATGCCACTAATTACGAATGACCTGCAGAAAATTGTAATACCCGGTATTGAGAAGTTaactaaaacaaatcaaatataaATTAGTTATTTGTAGTAAATCAAGAAATTGAGTACTCAATGTGTATTCAAAGAAAGTTAAATGATATATATCTAGGTTTCTAAGCCTACAGGTGgtattatatttcttgttaacACATAGCAAATCTGGAGAGAAAGGGAAAGGTCGAGAGTCTTTGAGgaggcaaaaagaaaagaaaaagaaagatagaAAAAGGggggaaaaaagagagagaacgggagagaagaggagaagaagcTTCCTCTCACTTCGGGAAGACTTAGTCTTGTCTCTCTCCTCGCACTGCTGCATTACCCAAACCCATACTCCTAGCTCTCACTGATTAGGCTTGTCTCTCTTTTCCGATAACA encodes the following:
- the LOC133709628 gene encoding synaptotagmin-5-like: MGFVFGLVLGIVVGLTLVVGFVKLENRRSKLRSQLATTVAAFARMTVEDSRKLLPPDYYPSWVVFSQRQKLKWLNSHLTKIWPYVNEAASELIKASVEPTLEQYTPMILSSIKFSKFTLGTVAPQFTGVSVIEGGGDSVTMELEMQWDGNPSIILAIKTLLGVSLPVQVKDIGFTGVFRLIFKPLVDQFPCFGAVSFSLREKKNLDFKLKVVGGDISAIPGLQDQLEGTIRDAIEDSITWPVRKVIPILPGDYSDLELKTVGILEVKLVQAKELTNKDVVGKSDPYALLYVRPLKDRMKKSRTINNDLSPIWNEHFEFVVEDESTQHLVVKIFDDEGLGASELIGCAQVQLSELQPGKVKDVWLKLVKSLEVQRDNKNRGQVHLELLYVPYGMDNGFVNPFTPNFSMTALEKVLKSGANGIDTENEKEASQKKKEVIIRGVLSITVISAEDLPPVDLMGKADPYVVITLKKSETRNKTRVVNDSLNPVWNQTFDFVVEDGLHDMLILEVYDHDTFGKDYMGRCILTLTRVILEGEYKDTLQLDGAKSGKLNIHLKWMPQPIFRDS